A stretch of Cicer arietinum cultivar CDC Frontier isolate Library 1 chromosome 5, Cicar.CDCFrontier_v2.0, whole genome shotgun sequence DNA encodes these proteins:
- the LOC105852829 gene encoding uncharacterized protein encodes MAEGSRRNLAPEDSMTPPPTSDPWERVMEAIQMQATTTHNLVQQMAMKRDVTPNANRVLFYDFLKLQPPTFQDNHNPSEAQAWLYEIKKAFEVVCCTEEEKVAFAAHLLKGGAKYWLRSAKTYLQTQRTYMNWEHIEVAFFTSIIQKVPEDKRSRSLCNCNKETCMLQSMLLS; translated from the coding sequence ATGGCTGAAGGATCTAGGAGGAATCTTGCCCCTGAAGATAGTATGACTCCACCACCCACTTCTGATCCATGGGAAAGGGTTATGGAAGCTATTCAAATGCAAGCAACGACTACCCATAATCTGGTACAACAAATGGCAATGAAAAGAGATGTCACTCCAAATGCCAATAGGGTGttgttttatgattttcttaagCTGCAGCCTCCAACATTCCAGGACAACCATAATCCCTCAGAGGCCCAAGCTTGGCTGTATGAGATTAAAAAGGCATTTGAAGTAGTGTGTTGTACTGAAGAAGAAAAGGTGGCATTTGCTGCCCATCTACTAAAGGGTGGGGCAAAGTATTGGTTGAGGAGTGCAAAGACTTATCTTCAGACTCAAAGAACCTATATGAATTGGGAACACATTGAGGTGGCCTTTTTTACAAGTATTATCCAAAAAGTGCCAGAAGACAAAAGGAGTCGGAGTTTGTGCAACTGCAACAAGGAGACATGTATGTTGCAGAGTATGTTGCTAAGTTAG